One Pirellulales bacterium DNA segment encodes these proteins:
- a CDS encoding 7-cyano-7-deazaguanine synthase, giving the protein MGNTIGVLVSGGLDSAILVSHLLAQGDHVQPFYIECGLHWQAAELASLRNYLGAVATPRLETLITLQLPLADLYTGHWSLTGQQTPDAATPDEAVYLPGRNLLLIIKPALWCQMHGIGRLALGVLGSNPFDDATAEFFAALENVLSRLGQPPLEIVRPFAHLHKPEVMQLGRNYPLGLTFSCIAPVKGLHCGHCNKCAERQAAFRMIELADPTVYANKK; this is encoded by the coding sequence ATGGGTAATACCATCGGCGTGCTGGTTAGCGGCGGGTTAGATAGCGCCATTTTGGTTTCACATTTGCTCGCTCAAGGCGATCACGTCCAGCCGTTCTACATCGAGTGCGGCCTGCATTGGCAAGCAGCGGAATTGGCGAGCTTGCGGAATTATCTGGGAGCGGTTGCTACGCCTCGGCTAGAAACTCTAATCACGCTGCAGTTGCCGCTGGCCGATCTGTACACCGGCCACTGGAGTTTGACCGGCCAGCAAACCCCCGATGCGGCCACGCCGGACGAAGCCGTGTATCTGCCAGGCCGCAATTTGCTGCTGATCATCAAGCCGGCCCTGTGGTGTCAAATGCATGGCATCGGCCGGCTAGCGCTAGGCGTGCTGGGAAGCAATCCATTCGACGATGCCACCGCCGAATTCTTCGCTGCTTTGGAAAACGTACTGTCGCGCCTGGGCCAGCCGCCGCTAGAAATCGTGCGGCCCTTTGCCCACTTGCACAAGCCAGAGGTCATGCAGCTAGGACGCAACTACCCGCTGGGGCTTACCTTTTCCTGCATCGCACCGGTCAAAGGCCTGCACTGCGGGCACTGCAACAAATGCGCCGAACGCCAGGCGGCATTTCGAATGATCGAACTCGCTGATCCGACGGTTTATGCAAACAAGAAATGA